From Macaca mulatta isolate MMU2019108-1 chromosome 1, T2T-MMU8v2.0, whole genome shotgun sequence, the proteins below share one genomic window:
- the WNT9A gene encoding protein Wnt-9a, translating into MLDGSPLARWLAAAFGLTLLLAALRPSAAYFGLTGSEPLTVLPLTLEPEAAAQAHYKACDRLKLERKQRRMCRRDPGVAETLVEAVSMSALECQFQFRFERWNCTLEGRYRASLLKRGFKETAFLYAISSAGLTHALAKACSAGRMERCTCDEAPDLENREAWQWGGCGDNLKYSSKFVKEFLGRRSSKDLRARVDFHNNLVGVKVIKAGVETTCKCHGVSGSCTVRTCWRQLAPFHEVGKHLKHKYETALKVGSTTNEAAGEAGAISPPRGRASGVGGSDPLPRTPELVHLDDSPSFCLAGRFSPGTAGRRCHREKNCESICCGRGHNTQSRVVTRPCQCQVRWCCYVECRQCTQREEVYTCKG; encoded by the exons gctgaCGGGCAGCGAGCCCCTGACCGTCCTCCCGCTGACCCTGGAGCCCGAGGCGGCCGCCCAGGCACACTACAAGGCCTGCGACCGGCTGAAGCTGGAGCGGAAGCAGCGGCGCATGTGCCGCCGGGACCCGGGTGTGGCAGAGACGCTGGTGGAGGCCGTGAGCATGAGTGCGCTTGAGTGCCAGTTCCAATTCCGCTTTGAGCGCTGGAACTGCACACTGGAGGGCCGCTACCGGGCCAGCCTGCTCAAGCGAG GCTTCAAGGAGACTGCCTTCCTCTATGCCATCTCCTCGGCTGGCCTGACGCACGCACTGGCCAAGGCATGCAGCGCGGGCCGCATGGAGCGCTGTACCTGCGATGAGGCGCCCGACCTGGAGAACCGTGAGGCCTGGCAGTGGGGGGGCTGCGGAGACAACCTCAAGTACAGCAGCAAGTTTGTCAAGGAGTTCCTGGGCAGACGGTCAAGCAAGGATCTGCGAGCCCGTGTGGACTTCCACAACAACCTCGTGGGTGTGAAG GTGATCAAGGCTGGGGTGGAGACCACCTGCAAGTGCCACGGCGTATCAGGCTCATGCACGGTGCGGACCTGCTGGCGGCAGCTGGCGCCCTTCCATGAGGTGGGCAAGCACCTGAAGCACAAGTACGAGACAGCACTCAAGGTGGGCAGCACCACCAATGAAGCGGCAGGTGAGGCAGGTGCCATTTCCCCACCACGGGGCCGTGCCTCGGGGGTGGGCGGCAGTGACCCGCTACCCCGCACTCCAGAGCTGGTGCACCTGGACGACTCGCCTAGCTTCTGCCTGGCCGGCCGCTTCTCCCCGGGCACCGCTGGCCGTAGATGCCACCGTGAGAAGAACTGTGAGAGCATCTGCTGCGGCCGCGGCCATAACACACAGAGCCGGGTGGTGACGAGGCCCTGCCAGTGCCAGGTGCGTTGGTGCTGCTATGTGGAGTGCAGGCAGTGCACACAGCGTGAGGAGGTCTACACCTGCAAGGGCTGA